GTGATTGGAACTTCCGCTCGGGGTaagttatatattattataaaaaatcggaTTTTGTATGCAGCCAGAAAATGACTTCATGAGAACTGATTcctgaaaaaaatcaaaaaattcaatttttatactGATCCGATTTGATTGGCAACGTCTGACGGTCTAACAAAAAAGTCGAAATCTCTCGGCCGTAGTATAGTTGTTATAGATTTTGTTGGGATGGGATTTACGTATTTGTAAATGGATGTAGTTTAAGCTGTTGTTAAGTTATATCTCATGTCAAGCTATGTCACCAGTCAAGATATAGTTAACTTGTTGAGTCGCAAACAAATTCGAGGTGTCTAGAAGTCCAACGATCCCCTCGTGTGAAATCATTTTCTACAGCAGACCACGGGGCTCGAATCAACGAATCTATTTATACTAATCGATGACTCAGACTTTATCACTTATCTGcgataacaatatatatatatagagagagagagatttattgattcgtcaaccaaaacaaatataaatatgaaagcatgaatacaaataaataaacaatgttTATGGTAAAGAGATACTAACCACCAGACCGATTACAATTGTAAAGTATTCAATTATGAGCGAAAATACAGGAATGTCGTTTTTAAAATaacgtttatttttattattccttTAATTCAGAAAACACTTGTGCCACCACTGAGATATGTTACGACCCTGCTACATCAAGAATGAAAGCTGAATGGAGTGGAATGAATTTTGGGCTCGAggtgaatatttaaataaatctaGTTTGCTACTCAATAAGTATCAAATATTGCGGGCACGTTTCTGGAACTACGCCAGATTTACTCGTAAACTTATTGAATTATGTAGGCCCTAtagcaggcctgcacaacatacggcccgctggctacttctgtgcggcccgcgggtgatttggaaacacgccacttctcgggtcaaacaatcaaagccggcattgttatgcaagcgcgccgctaccccgatcatattcgaaatcgtgagatttttgttttgcactagtttcaataaatatcgaactttcTGTGAAACTGGTGTGCCCTTCGCGACCCCAAAAATTTGTCTCTCGACCccttttgtagaaaaatgtaatttatcagtcaaaaaagtacaacaAAAGAAAGATCTATTGGTACTAAATGAATTGTTTGTCTagcctacaatggaaatatccaataatggtagatatgactaaataaataaatttgggacgattttacaaaactgaacctgaataaaatatttttttgcagtcagtttatactgcaacacgcaatacctaattctaataaaaaaaaatattgaaaatgaagggtgagttttcaaggtagatgaaccactaaaaacatatttgccatctcatatgcaaaaatactgtaccttgtttttactcaagtaaataagattcttcatatttataagcttcccagtaatgaaagtgtttcattgaatttaactgtttcacaatattattttgatttgtagttcattttatgaaatatgtatgtggcaaagtttgcggcccgccgggcctttagatttatgcttgcggccctcgtggtaatttgagttgtgcaggcctgcccTATAGGGTATATACATGCTGATTATGACGCATTCACATGCTCACGTGCACGGTGTATAATCACATTTTTTAATGAGAgttgtattttttcaaatcgatCTTCCTAATTAGCTCATCCCAAGTACCATGTAGGCTATTAGATCTGTGATAAACTTATGTCTCTGTGATATACTAAGGGTAGAGTACCATAACTGGATTTTCAACAGAATATATGGAGGTAATAGATTTTCCTAATACACTTTTGTGTCATTACCCTACCAATTCTTGCGAATAAAGTTTGTAAAGTTGATTAAAACGGATTCATTTCgacgaataaataaattttgcgaggtattagaaaattaatataataaaaacctTAAATCAACATTTTCATAGCCAAAGAACCCACCTCCAGGGCCACCCGGCCCAAGGGGAGATAAAGGAATAAGAGGGCCGCGTGGTTTTAGAGGGGACAATGGGAAAGATGGAAAAGCGGGAGTCCCTGGAGATATCGGCCCACCAGGGCCACCCGGTGCCCCAGGAGAAAGTCCGAGTGATGAAGACATAATAACGATGGTCTCGAATGTTTTGGCAGCGATGCCTCTGTCCGAACCAGAAGAAGATATCACAGTTAATGCTACTGTAGAAGGTGCAATAAAACCTACTAAACTTGTCGTGTAGCCTATTTTCACAATACAAAATAGCAACAGCTGATAACATTTAATAATTGTCTGTCAATTGACAACATGttcatttaaaaaagttttgttCTATGTTCAATTCAATCTAGgattaaaatattgttaattGTTTCTGTTACACATGCCAGGCCCCGAATTTGCATTTGAAATAGCAGGACGATCAAGTTTGATAAATCGTATCTTCAGTAATGAAGCTGACAGAGTTCGAAATCAGTCACGGTCGTGTATTAATGTTAAAGTtccatttaataaattttgtttccGCGGAAATCATTATATATGCTATTGAGCAGTGCCGtcattttcatttctttatGAGTACGAATGTGACGTACGATGACACTACTTGATGCAGATGATATATCATACACCATTTTGTAGACTCGGAAATATCATGCCTCAATAAATTTCAAGTGTCGTGTGGGTTTTTATGACTTCTTTGCAATTTAGAAACATTATAAACAAACTTGTTAAACTTTCCGATTTTATACATTACTATGTATAACATTGACATTTCTGTTTTTCTACAGCACGCATTGCAAAGTTGGAAAAACAGATGCGAAGTAAGACTTTTAAGAATTGTTATTTGAGGGCTTAATCAATCAACTGCTagaatatattacaatatttcaattattcattttttcttttgcGATAAATTCGCAAAAAATGTTGATGTACACTAAATGGTTATTAtagcatgaaaaatatattcgtaATAGTTATTCACTTACAACAATAATTTCAATTCTGGTAAAATGTTACATATATATGAAGTTATACCGTATAGACATTTGTAAACAACTGTGAATATAGGATAAAATTATACCAGGGCCGATATTCATCGactatttttgatatttggtcTAACCAAATGTCACAATCCTAACATAATTAGAACACATTTCTAATGCTGACAATTATGTTTATTATGACTTTTAGCTCTTATTCGCGAGAATGTACCAGGAGAAAAACCAAGAACAAAGCCAGGAGGTAAATGCATGTATACTCATcgtaaaaataaccaaatttaaaGACAGATCAAGTTATCGCCTGCATTTTTGCACATCCAATGTACAGAAGAATCATTGCAATTATACAGATACGCAATCAAATGCTTCGAGTAATTTTATGTAGCGCTTTGCAAACTTTTACCGCACCACACATTATTTTACATAATGAATATAACGATATTTTCTCCTTTTGTTGGCCAATATCAACAATTACTTTCTTTGAGGGTATGTGATAAAAAACTTGCATTTTGATCACAGTCGGACCATTTCAACCTGAAAAGAAAATTGACATATTTGGTTGGGTGAGCGCCCCAAATGGGTATCAGTACTGGATTAGTGGGAACGTGAATTACGAAGGAGCAAAGACGGTTTGCGGCGAAAAATTGGCTTCAGTCGCCACTGTTGGTATTAGAGATCAAAAAACTCGAAAGTAAGTACGGTGTTTATCTCTCCACGTGCACTTGTACTTTTCCTATTTTAACTATTCTCTCTTttctatatttgaatatttttaaatgtgatacaaaatcaaaactTTTGTACTTTTTTCAGATATCTAATTGAAAATCTCATCAAGAAACGAGCGGTCGCAGTATGGATTGGTTTGGATGACCTGAAGGAAGAAGGGGAGTGGATGTGGCAAGATGGTGTACTGTCAACATCATTTAATACTGACTGGTTTGATGGACAACCAGACGATTATCAACAACGAGAAGATTGTGCAGTTATTCAAGATAGAAATGGAAAGATACATGATAGTAGATGTACATATGACCAAAGAGCTTTGTGTGAAAGATAAACTATTTGTCACATAAAGTTTTAAATCACACCTCTACCCCTGCGAATTCGTTATTGTCACATAAATTGCTTCGTTTTTTGACTGGGCCTAATTGCCGTTAAATTAACAAACACGACTCAATGAATCGGCTCATTCTCATTAGAGTTCTAGATATAGCACAACATATTATAGTCATACTGCATGAAAAGTtatgaacaaaaataaaaaaaatattatataaccATTTGTATGCGTGTTATGTATAGCATGTGTGATATCTCATGGCATCTataataaaacaagagagctacgccctaatatatggacacgtctgttcgcagtacagtacggtttgccgtaccgtcagatcacagtctacaaatatattcacaccaagcgaagcagtacagtaggactgGCGTCCGATTTGAAcgtttgatgacgtcatagcaaacaaaaaacaaatctcacagatctatcagaaatattttaaatgaataaaagtaatagccttctggggaaaattttatctttaaccactcaaaatttcaaagcaattggtccagtgatcagagagaaaagcggttttttaatatttccactaggtgtccaaaaagtgtcaaagaacaacaagaacaagagagctacgcccaaatataggGACACGTCTggtcgcagtacagtacggtttaccgtaccgtcgatCAGCGTCAGGAAAAAATCGTAGCAAAGTACCGTAATGACTTCGTTACGAACCATCGACGTTCGATgtcacgtgatcaaaaagaagaGGAGTGTCGGCTATGAGTCCGCAGAAcgtaggtgtccaaaaagtgtcaaagaacctgaagaacctgagttcaggttgtgcgccatcttggtacgcatacttcaggaggtccggtAAACTAATAGCTTACGTAttcaaaaataagtaaattcCAATAAACCGAGCTACAAAGAAAGTTTGAGCAATGACTCACGAAAAAGTGAATGGCTGTCGAAATAccgttcaaaataaattttaagttAACTTAGTCTcattggtactcctgtagtatgcgaaccaagatggcggacatcggaacgttgatagggttagaccataatttcaggtgcaaatagtatgggagtcacttggctaatccccgaattctaataaaactaaaataaggaaaattggaataaaattatggcctaaccctaacctggcacacatactactgtccggtatccgccatcttggttcgcatactacaggtgTACTGACTTTTTAACTAAACTATGcgaaaatactgaaatatcaCTGATATATACATATCATAGTTATTGGTTGGGATTGCCACATTTTGATCATCCTTGAAAATTCTATCTAGTAATGGTAATTACaatgctgaaaaatatgaacaaGAATGACAAAACGAAGGAGTGCGACATATTTACCGATGTATAAATTTAACACACAACTTTCGAAACCCCACCTATTATGCTAGCTGTCAGCTGTTCTATATGTTACCCATTTGCTGCACTATTCTAACGcagcagaggtgtgcaacctttattacaggcgGGTCAAATACAAGTatctgggtgaagccgcggccCGCACCTTCTTTCAAGATAGCTTTTCTAGTAGTTTTAGGCACAAAAGATTGTTTCTTTTTGCTATGGATCTTACGGCATTGTTAGGGGTCCTTTCAAAAATGgtgagttaaaacgcataaatttcttaaGAAAACTGGCATTTAAATTTATCGTTAAACCGACATTAAACGAATTCAgggagaaacacgtttttgtaacATCGTGTATTTCGCTAGCTGGTTTTGCTAATATGGCAGTGGCACTCAGGCACTTGTACAAGCTTTGCGACGCAAAGGGATTGCAAATGCTCGCACGTACCatattaactaaactaaaaaatcTTACgcgggcacaccattcaaaattgacacttccccgcgggccgcacattttTTCCTTGCGGGCCGAATGTGGCCCGCAGTTTGGTTACGTAATTGCTGCATAAagtaacaatatttaaacatagATAAGAGAAAAATAGGGAACGAGTAACTCACGAAAGTATTATTTACGCCAAGCAAGTTGTTTACGTCTTACGGCACTtgactcattacttatcgatcttgatgggtaagtatattgataggtatttgtttgtttgtctgccCGTTAGATtgacgcgatatctcacgaaagtgaggtTGAATCACCTCCAAATTtgtgcatgtgcattcatcatatctcgggccaaaagcctattgattttggatgaattatgtcgtataattagcgagttaataattaattagtgatgtggCACGCGGTGTCGCTGTGGAGTAAGAGTAAGTAagtaacttttgatcgataagtcttcggtatACGACCGATATTTTcgtatctcggaccagaagcctattgattttggatgaattatgccgtataattagcgaattaTTAAGTAATTAGTTAttcgtatatatatttactcgGTAGCAGATCAGATGGTGTTTTCAAAACTAACCCAGGTGAACTATGACTGGGACAAGGAAATTTTGCCTGAGACGCCAAATTTTGCTGGTTACGATGACCAATGTTTATGGGTGAATTCGGAAAGCGGGTGGTAAGAATGATATACTGTATAAAACTAtatgtgaaaataaaatgacCGTTCGTGGGTCAAAAAGTATGCTGGTgcaattttatgttgtttcggATATGGCCATGAAGGTTATCCGCAGAGGCGAATCCTGAAATTTCTAAAAATCGGttttaaaatttctaattgccaagcaAGACTCCTATCAGCTAGCGGGCCCGGCTGGTTGTCGAAAAAGGTGGGTTTTTGAGAGTCTTTGGtgtctaaaaagcgtattcACCACATATtcagtttttaattttactcCATTGATTCCAAtacaaattaaacaaattattaTCTACTTTTCAAGAGGTTGTTAACTTTTAAATGAGATAATAAAGTGGAATTCAAGCATAAGTGAATAGTATCGGTTTATTACGGAAAATGTTAGTAGGCTAAGTAAGGGAAATGAATATTCGAGCTCGAGAAAAAAATATCGCTAGCAATGATAGCTGAAATTATACTCATTTTTTCGGCCCCGAGTCAATGCTAGGTGCGGATGCTACGTAAAAAAATGTTCCAGACATTGCCTATTTAGTTAGTAGTAACCAAAATTAAAAGaagcaacaaaaaatatatccaTTTTTCAAAATCGACATTAAAAATGATGTTTTCCTATAGTGCATACatgtgtatgtatgtatattgtaatatattttactcatgcgcattttttgaataatgaatTGCTATATATACTTCGTGATTAGACATTTGATAAGCTGCAGTGGGAATGCGACTCGATATTGAAGAAAATCATTGCATTTTACAAATTCAGCGAGCAAGTATATCGCGTGTCTAGACGTCAGGCCGCCCAAATGTTATTTCTGTTTCACGGAGTTTTGTTCCGGCACGGTGTCACATCACGAAAATTCTGGTAAATGTCACAGTCagaattttgttataaatattgaaGAGGTAGGTAGCCAATTGAAAAACCCCAATCTCGTTCGTGGCATAAATttatatgaaacaaaaattatataagGAGGACTAGCGACCTGGCGTGTATATTAAGCTACAACTTGTGCCTATTGCAACTTTGCGGGCTGATGACAAGATCTATAATGTTTATTTTATGGATAGGTTCCGATTCAGAGTATTGGGAAATGCGATTGAAACAATGTGCGAACAAAAACAATGTATCGCTAAACAACAGATAGAAAATGCGCAAATAGTTCGATTATGCAGCATACCACAACACgtataggtgaccgtacatttgaacccacgtacatttgaacccatgcgtatatccgcgggttcaatctatatgtggatgctaaaacccatgggtcaGGGTGAGTATTggttcaaatatctgtaaaacaaacaaaaaaatcaataggtgcaatagtatgcaggtgcaattgtcatgggttcaaatgtacgtgggttcaaatgagAACCCGAATTAATGTTTGAAACCCTTTGGTTGAAAACTTGAGAATTTTGGTATTAACGTTAATATCATTGAAAACttcacaaattatgtttgcaCACTTGAAATCGTTTGAAAACTTTTATGTCACGTCTTTTGATAGCCCGGAATCTATATCGACGagacacaatgaaaacgtatcGAACGCGCCACTCTCAGCCCCTTTGTCCACAAACAAGACACGTGCATAAATCACTTTTTCTTTATATACTTGGCAAAGAACAGCGGTTTtcttaaatgaataaaacacaattgatTAACATAAGTCAAAACATATCACAACAACAAAAGGCAAATTTCTCACCAAACGTTTTCCGATCCGGGAGGctaatacaattacaatatataacaGATAAATAAACAGTCCACAATACAGACAAATATCTGCGACTCTTTACACGACGAATACGTGATGCAAATGACCGAAAGGAAAACGCTAAACCAGACAATagataataatactaatttacGCTACAAACAAAGGGAAAAAAAGGGTAATAATGGGTCTACAATGATTGAATACAAGGCAGAGCACGATGCACTGCATACAGTGGCAAAATATACGACAAACgtacgtttacaacgtaacagGCGGGTCAAATACAAGTatctgggtgaagccgcggccCGCACCTTCTTTTAAGATAGCTTTTCTAGTAGTTTTAGGCACaaaagattgtttttttttgctatggATCTTACGGCATTGTTAGGGGTCCTTTCAAAAATGgtgagttaaaacgcataaatttcttaagaaaactgctatttaaatttattgttaaacCGGCATTAAACGAATTCAGGAAGAAACACGTTCTTGTAACATCGTGTATTTCGCTAGCTGGTTTTGCTAATATGGCAGTGGCACTCAGGCACTTGTAcaagctttgcaacgcaaagggattgcaAATGCTCGCACGTACCatattaactaaactaaaaaatcTTACgcgggcacaccattcaaaattgacacttccccgcgggccgcacattttTTCCTTGCGGGCCGAATGTGGCCCGCAGTTTGGTTACGTAATTGCTGCATAAagtaacaatatttaaacatagATAAGAGAAAAATAGGGAACGAGTAACTCACGAAAGTATTATTTACGCCAAGCAAGTTGTTTACGTCTTACGGCACTtgactcattacttatcgatcttgatgggtaagtatattgataggtatttgtttgtttgtctgtctgttagattgacgcgatatctcacgaaagtgaggtTGAAATACCTCCAAATTtgtgcatgtgcattcatcatatctcggaccaaaagcctattgattttagatgaattatgtcgtataattagcgagttaataattaattagtgatgtgaTACGCGGTGTCGCTGTGGAGTAAGAGTAAGTAagtaacttttgatcgataagtcttcggtatACGACCGATATTTTcgtatctcggaccagaagcctattgattttggatgaattatgtcgtataattagcgagttattaagtAATTAGTTAttcgtatatatatttactcgGTAGCAGATCAGATGGTGTTTTCAAAACTAACCCAGGTGAACTATGACTGGGACAAGGAAATTTTGCCTGAGACGCCAAATTTTGCCGGTTACGATGACCAATGTTTATGGGTGAATTCGGAAAGCGGGTGGTAAGAATGATATACTGTATAAAACTATATGTGAAAATAAAATGTCTGTTCGTGGGTCAAAAAGTATGCTGGTgcaattttatgttgtttcggATATGGCCATGAAGGTTATCCGCAGAGGCGAATCctgaaatttctaaaaaatcggttctaaaatttctaattgccaagcaAGACTCCTATCAGCTAGCGGGCCCGGCTGGTTGTCGAAAAAGGTGGGTTTTTGAGAGTCTTTGGTGTCTTAAAAGCGTATTCACCACATATtcagtttttaattttactcCATTGATTCcaatacaaattaaaaaaattattatctaCTTTTCAAGAGGTTGTTAACTTTTAAATGAGATAATAAAGTGGAATTTAAGCATAAGTGAATAGTATCGGTTTATTACGGAAAATGTTAGTAAGCTATTTAGCCTATTTAGTTAGTAGTAACCAAAATTAAAAGaagcaacaaaaaatatatccaTTTTTCAAAATCGGCATTAAAAATGATGTTTTCCT
This is a stretch of genomic DNA from Styela clava chromosome 2, kaStyClav1.hap1.2, whole genome shotgun sequence. It encodes these proteins:
- the LOC120336564 gene encoding uncharacterized protein LOC120336564: MNVYQAIFLLGVVVIGTSARENTCATTEICYDPATSRMKAEWSGMNFGLEPKNPPPGPPGPRGDKGIRGPRGFRGDNGKDGKAGVPGDIGPPGPPGAPGESPSDEDIITMVSNVLAAMPLSEPEEDITVNATVEARIAKLEKQMRTLIRENVPGEKPRTKPGVGPFQPEKKIDIFGWVSAPNGYQYWISGNVNYEGAKTVCGEKLASVATVGIRDQKTRKYLIENLIKKRAVAVWIGLDDLKEEGEWMWQDGVLSTSFNTDWFDGQPDDYQQREDCAVIQDRNGKIHDSRCTYDQRALCER